A genomic region of Alistipes megaguti contains the following coding sequences:
- the mobA gene encoding conjugal transfer protein MobA translates to MRMEENSKRRTRRSTGRKPKTDPAVFRYGIKLTSEENGNFELLFEKSGMKQRARFIKAMIFGREMKVVRIDKAAMDYYIRLTNFYHQFQAIGNNYNQTVKAVKSNFGEKRAFALLRNLEKATIDLVVLSKRIIMLTREFEEKYLIKRKKEEQQNGS, encoded by the coding sequence ATGCGTATGGAAGAAAACAGTAAAAGAAGAACAAGAAGAAGCACGGGCAGAAAACCGAAGACCGACCCGGCAGTATTCCGCTACGGTATCAAACTGACTTCGGAAGAGAACGGAAATTTCGAGCTGCTGTTTGAAAAATCCGGGATGAAACAACGGGCAAGATTCATCAAGGCGATGATTTTCGGACGTGAAATGAAGGTCGTCAGAATCGACAAGGCTGCGATGGACTACTACATCAGACTTACAAATTTCTATCACCAGTTCCAGGCCATCGGCAACAACTACAACCAGACTGTGAAGGCAGTCAAGTCCAATTTCGGCGAGAAACGGGCGTTCGCCCTGCTCCGCAATCTGGAAAAGGCCACCATCGACCTGGTGGTGCTGAGCAAGCGGATCATCATGCTTACCCGGGAGTTCGAGGAAAAATACCTTATAAAAAGAAAGAAGGAGGAACAGCAGAATGGTAGCTAA
- the mobB gene encoding conjugal transfer protein MobB, translating into MVAKINRGVSLYGAVIYNQRKVDEATARIIAGNRMITDLTGNPHNVMQQTLWAFESYLAANRNTEKPVLHISLNPSVDDRLTDGQFAELAREYMQKMGYGDQPYIVYLHEDIDRRHVHIVSTCVKENGEKISDAYEWNRSMKACRELENRFGLKPVSDKRNELLEPYLKKADYRDGDVKRQVGNILKSVFTAYRFQTFGEFSAMLSCFNIEAKQVRGEFEGSPYNGIVYTLTDDAGRPVCTPIKSSLIGKRFGYEGIEKRIAVNVRDFRNRKWQPKIHDAVTLAMHGCRGNREDFIRLLGEKGIDVVFRENEEGRIYGVTFIDHRNREVYNGSRLGREFSANAFEQLFNRPQDFPEPESIGQYASTRESLSDNMESAIEQAFGIFSPDINGPDPQEEALARRLQRKKKKKCRSRGIS; encoded by the coding sequence ATGGTAGCTAAGATCAACAGGGGTGTATCGCTCTACGGGGCGGTCATCTACAACCAGCGTAAAGTGGATGAGGCAACCGCCCGTATCATCGCGGGCAACCGCATGATTACCGACCTCACCGGAAATCCCCACAATGTCATGCAGCAGACGCTATGGGCTTTCGAGAGCTACCTCGCCGCCAACAGGAACACGGAGAAGCCGGTACTGCACATCTCTCTGAACCCATCGGTGGACGACCGCCTCACGGACGGGCAATTCGCGGAACTGGCACGCGAGTACATGCAGAAGATGGGCTACGGCGACCAGCCCTACATCGTCTATCTGCACGAGGACATCGACCGCAGGCATGTCCATATTGTCTCCACCTGCGTGAAGGAGAACGGCGAGAAAATCAGTGACGCATACGAATGGAATCGTTCGATGAAAGCCTGCCGGGAACTGGAAAACAGATTCGGACTCAAGCCTGTGTCTGACAAGCGGAACGAACTGCTGGAACCGTATCTCAAGAAGGCGGACTACCGGGACGGGGACGTGAAACGTCAGGTCGGCAATATCCTCAAAAGTGTGTTCACCGCCTACCGCTTCCAGACATTCGGGGAGTTCAGTGCCATGCTCTCATGCTTCAACATCGAGGCCAAACAGGTTCGGGGAGAATTTGAAGGCTCACCCTACAACGGTATCGTATATACCCTGACGGACGATGCGGGCAGGCCGGTATGCACGCCCATCAAGTCTTCGCTCATCGGCAAGCGCTTCGGCTACGAAGGGATAGAAAAAAGGATTGCCGTCAATGTCCGAGATTTCAGAAACCGGAAGTGGCAGCCGAAAATTCATGATGCCGTCACGCTGGCCATGCACGGCTGCCGTGGAAACCGGGAAGATTTCATCCGGCTGCTCGGGGAAAAGGGCATTGACGTGGTGTTCAGGGAAAACGAGGAAGGCCGTATCTACGGCGTGACCTTCATAGACCACAGAAACCGTGAGGTATATAACGGTTCCCGTCTGGGCAGGGAGTTTTCCGCCAACGCCTTCGAACAGCTTTTTAACAGGCCGCAGGATTTTCCGGAGCCGGAATCCATCGGACAATATGCCTCCACACGGGAGAGCCTTTCCGACAACATGGAAAGCGCCATCGAGCAGGCTTTCGGAATATTCAGTCCCGACATCAACGGACCGGACCCGCAGGAGGAGGCACTCGCCCGCAGACTGCAACGCAAGAAAAAGAAGAAATGCCGTTCACGCGGCATATCCTGA
- the mobC gene encoding conjugal transfer protein MobC, translating to MQQEDDLRGLAKVMEFMRAISIVFIVIHVYWFCYSAFVDMGINIGVVDRILLNFQRTAGLFSNLLVTKVFAFIFLGLSCLGTKGVKNQKMTWRKIYAAFLGGIVLFFMNWWMLDLPFSTTVNATVYTLTLTAGYILLLMSGVWISRMLKHNLMEDVFNTANESFMQETRLMENEYSVNLPTKFVYQGKEWDGWINIVNPFRASIVLGTPGSGKSYAVVNNYIKQQIEKSFAMYIYDYKFPDLSEIAYNHLLKHRQHYKVKPEFYVINFDDPRRSHRCNPINPRFMADISDAYESAYTIMLNLNKTWIQKQGDFFVESPIILLAAIIWYLRIYKDGKYCTFPHAIEFLNKPYADIFTILTSYPSLENYLSPFMDAWQGGAQDQLQGQIASAKIPLSRMISPQLYWVMTGDDFTLDLNNPAHPKILCVGNNPDRQNIYSAALGLYNSRIVKLVNKKGQLKSSIIIDELPTIYFRGIDNLIATARSNKVAVCLGFQDFSQLARDYGDKEAKVIQNTVGNIFSGQVVGETARSLSERFGKILQQRQSLSINRQDTSTSINTQMDSLIPASKIANLSQGTFVGSVADNFGEEIEQKIFHARIIVDSAKVSEEMKAYKKIPVINEFRDADGNDIMQQQIDRNYSQIKADVLQIIEDEITRIKNDPELRHLIPQQEEEENNDGE from the coding sequence ATGCAACAAGAAGATGATTTAAGAGGACTGGCCAAGGTCATGGAGTTCATGCGTGCCATTTCCATCGTGTTTATTGTGATCCATGTCTACTGGTTCTGCTACAGCGCATTCGTGGATATGGGCATCAACATCGGAGTCGTGGACAGGATTCTGCTGAACTTCCAGAGGACGGCAGGACTGTTCAGCAACCTGCTTGTGACGAAAGTGTTCGCCTTCATATTCCTGGGACTTTCGTGTCTGGGTACGAAAGGTGTCAAGAACCAGAAGATGACGTGGCGGAAAATATACGCCGCCTTCCTCGGCGGCATCGTCCTGTTCTTCATGAACTGGTGGATGCTTGACCTGCCGTTCAGTACGACAGTGAACGCTACCGTATATACGCTGACGCTCACCGCAGGCTACATTCTCCTGCTCATGTCGGGAGTATGGATTAGCCGTATGCTGAAGCATAACCTCATGGAGGACGTGTTCAACACCGCCAACGAAAGTTTCATGCAGGAAACAAGGCTCATGGAGAACGAGTATTCCGTCAACCTGCCCACGAAATTTGTCTATCAGGGCAAGGAATGGGACGGCTGGATCAATATCGTGAACCCGTTCCGGGCCTCTATCGTGCTGGGAACACCAGGCTCGGGAAAGAGCTATGCCGTGGTGAACAACTACATCAAACAGCAGATCGAGAAATCATTTGCCATGTATATCTACGACTACAAGTTTCCGGACCTCTCGGAGATAGCCTACAACCATCTGCTCAAGCACAGACAACATTACAAGGTCAAGCCGGAATTCTACGTCATCAATTTCGACGACCCCAGACGCAGCCACCGCTGCAATCCAATCAATCCTAGATTCATGGCAGACATCAGCGATGCCTACGAAAGTGCCTATACCATAATGCTCAATTTGAACAAGACCTGGATACAGAAACAGGGTGATTTTTTCGTGGAGTCACCGATTATCCTGCTGGCCGCAATTATCTGGTATTTGCGGATTTACAAAGACGGAAAGTACTGTACGTTCCCTCATGCGATCGAATTTCTGAACAAGCCCTATGCGGATATTTTCACGATTCTGACCTCGTATCCGTCCCTCGAAAACTACCTCTCCCCGTTCATGGACGCCTGGCAAGGAGGCGCACAGGACCAGTTGCAAGGCCAAATCGCAAGTGCGAAAATCCCGCTTTCAAGGATGATTTCGCCACAGCTGTACTGGGTGATGACGGGGGATGATTTCACGCTGGATTTGAACAATCCCGCACACCCCAAAATCCTTTGCGTGGGTAACAACCCGGACAGGCAGAATATCTATTCGGCAGCATTGGGACTGTACAACTCCCGTATCGTGAAACTGGTGAACAAGAAAGGGCAGCTCAAGAGCTCCATCATCATCGACGAGCTGCCCACCATCTACTTCCGTGGTATCGACAACCTGATTGCGACGGCCCGAAGCAACAAGGTGGCCGTCTGTCTCGGCTTCCAGGACTTCTCGCAGCTTGCACGCGACTACGGGGACAAGGAGGCGAAGGTCATCCAGAACACGGTGGGCAACATCTTCAGCGGACAGGTGGTCGGCGAGACGGCAAGGAGCCTGTCGGAGCGGTTCGGCAAGATACTCCAGCAGCGGCAGTCCCTCTCCATCAACCGGCAGGACACCTCCACATCCATCAACACGCAGATGGACTCCCTCATACCCGCCTCCAAGATCGCCAACCTCTCGCAGGGCACGTTCGTGGGCAGCGTGGCCGACAACTTCGGGGAGGAGATAGAGCAGAAGATTTTCCATGCCCGCATCATCGTGGACAGCGCGAAAGTGTCGGAGGAGATGAAAGCCTATAAGAAAATACCTGTCATCAACGAATTCAGGGACGCAGACGGAAACGACATCATGCAGCAACAGATTGACCGCAACTACTCGCAGATAAAGGCGGACGTGTTGCAGATAATAGAGGATGAGATAACACGCATAAAAAATGATCCGGAACTGAGACACCTCATCCCGCAGCAGGAGGAAGAAGAGAACAATGACGGAGAATAA
- a CDS encoding DUF6926 domain-containing protein, producing MAAHMKQTEWDNIPEWAIYALEYGTEEDGSLNEEERAMIEKFVGTHFPKGYTMSVDWDACNEFDRYPAFGEPCKTCKVLFVSP from the coding sequence ATGGCAGCGCACATGAAACAGACGGAATGGGACAACATTCCCGAATGGGCCATATACGCCCTGGAATACGGAACGGAAGAGGACGGCAGCCTGAACGAAGAGGAACGGGCTATGATTGAAAAGTTTGTCGGCACACATTTCCCGAAAGGATACACAATGAGCGTGGACTGGGACGCCTGCAACGAGTTTGACCGCTATCCCGCATTTGGAGAGCCTTGCAAGACCTGCAAGGTTCTTTTTGTTTCACCATAA
- a CDS encoding DUF4120 family protein produces the protein MIIKCQEHYDKVVEYAKSIGDNTLQQCIERLQQWEKNSNGKYEIEIYRDFAPHSFGFAERTPDGRTGVVGGVLYHGRPDESYAVILNPFHGWSIHT, from the coding sequence ATGATAATCAAATGTCAGGAACACTATGACAAGGTGGTGGAATACGCAAAAAGTATCGGAGACAATACCTTACAACAATGCATCGAACGATTGCAACAGTGGGAAAAGAACTCGAACGGGAAATATGAAATTGAAATCTACCGGGACTTCGCACCCCATTCGTTCGGATTCGCCGAAAGAACTCCCGACGGGCGGACAGGAGTCGTCGGAGGGGTACTCTATCATGGCAGACCGGACGAATCATACGCCGTGATACTCAATCCGTTCCATGGATGGAGCATACACACCTGA
- a CDS encoding nucleotidyl transferase AbiEii/AbiGii toxin family protein: MIPEFAIREWSEHVPWTESEQVEQDLLICRALTEIYKDEYLASHLAFRGGTALHKLFLSPQPRYSEDIDLVQINAEPIKETYDHIRDALAFLGEPKVKQKKHNNTLIFRLESESIPVVPIHLKVEINCKEHFSVLPMQRMPFSVVNKWYNGKCDVLTYQLDELVGTKLRALYQRRKGRDLYDLYKALTTSDINIDNVLACYQKYMEFVVDHIPTYKEFIINMEDKMQDDEFLGDTMQLLRPDDEFNPQEGYEVVRTLLLDRLQK; this comes from the coding sequence ATGATACCGGAATTTGCAATCAGAGAATGGAGCGAACATGTTCCATGGACAGAGTCCGAACAGGTCGAACAGGATCTGCTGATATGCAGAGCCTTGACTGAGATATACAAGGATGAATATCTTGCTTCCCATCTGGCTTTTCGCGGAGGGACCGCATTACACAAGTTGTTTCTCTCGCCCCAACCCAGGTACAGTGAAGATATTGACTTGGTACAGATTAATGCAGAACCGATCAAAGAGACCTATGACCATATAAGAGATGCACTCGCTTTTCTCGGAGAGCCGAAAGTGAAGCAGAAAAAGCACAACAACACTTTGATTTTCAGATTGGAATCAGAATCCATACCAGTGGTCCCGATTCATCTGAAAGTGGAAATCAACTGCAAGGAACATTTCAGTGTACTGCCTATGCAACGTATGCCATTTTCAGTGGTCAACAAATGGTATAACGGAAAATGCGATGTCCTGACTTACCAGTTGGATGAACTGGTAGGTACAAAACTGCGTGCCTTGTACCAACGGAGAAAAGGACGTGATTTGTATGATTTGTACAAGGCCTTGACCACATCAGACATCAACATAGACAACGTGCTGGCTTGCTATCAGAAGTATATGGAATTTGTGGTTGACCACATTCCTACTTACAAAGAATTTATTATCAATATGGAAGACAAAATGCAGGATGATGAGTTCTTGGGTGATACCATGCAGTTGCTTCGGCCGGATGATGAGTTCAATCCGCAGGAAGGCTATGAGGTGGTACGAACGCTCCTGTTAGACAGGTTACAAAAGTGA
- a CDS encoding type IV toxin-antitoxin system AbiEi family antitoxin, with protein sequence MKKHIETLSDWIESLEVRGYYTFTKEDIEKQFPSAGKVYIKTALYRLAAKAKIVSPWRNFYVIMPVEYSLKGVIPPVFYMDQLMSYLGKRYYVALLNAASFYGASHQRVQTFSLMVEQPSMRNTSKSGTSILFFSKKEISMEFVRKHKTQTGHINVSCPELTAVDLVENEKSVGGLNRVCTVLNELAETMDLNSLDDSFFKTSAIPVFQRLGYILEHVLERADLAETLYSKMEVAGLKFRKIPFKINKPTEGCEVDKKWKVIINQEIEIDE encoded by the coding sequence ATGAAGAAGCATATAGAAACTTTGTCAGATTGGATTGAAAGCCTGGAAGTAAGGGGATATTACACCTTCACTAAAGAGGATATAGAAAAGCAATTCCCCTCAGCGGGTAAGGTATATATCAAAACCGCATTGTACCGTTTGGCCGCCAAAGCGAAGATAGTTTCTCCCTGGCGTAATTTTTATGTCATTATGCCTGTGGAATATTCGTTAAAAGGCGTAATTCCGCCTGTTTTCTATATGGATCAGCTGATGTCCTATCTTGGGAAAAGATATTATGTTGCTCTTTTGAATGCGGCTTCATTTTATGGCGCGTCACATCAAAGAGTACAGACATTTTCCCTCATGGTGGAACAACCGAGCATGAGGAATACTTCAAAGAGCGGAACATCCATATTGTTCTTTTCCAAAAAGGAAATAAGTATGGAATTTGTAAGGAAGCACAAGACGCAGACAGGTCATATCAATGTTTCTTGTCCTGAACTGACAGCCGTTGACCTGGTGGAAAACGAAAAAAGTGTAGGTGGTCTGAATCGCGTCTGCACCGTGTTGAATGAATTGGCTGAAACAATGGATCTGAACAGCCTGGATGATTCCTTTTTCAAGACATCGGCCATACCGGTCTTTCAACGTCTGGGTTATATTCTGGAACATGTATTGGAAAGAGCGGATTTGGCAGAAACCTTATATTCCAAAATGGAGGTTGCAGGACTGAAATTCAGAAAGATACCGTTTAAGATAAACAAACCGACAGAGGGTTGTGAGGTTGACAAGAAATGGAAAGTAATCATTAACCAGGAAATAGAAATAGACGAATGA
- a CDS encoding DUF3945 domain-containing protein: MAKKNAREEPPKPQVTENEQMSDIVFILDKMELILEAVSQIGQDGKFNTVAADRQNRNSFLKIDRYADAFENFIKNFWSQLKDPTRFGILSVKEDRLDDPAVQQAIEDIAAGKKTKAVEEFLKQYEIVPRNKENQSINQQNQEEMAKKNETQQQAAAADSQPQTQSPQYRYNESMINWEQLKNFGISREYLQERGLLEQMLKGYKTNQVVPISMNFGSAVLRTDARLSFQQSMAGEVVLGIHGIRQKPDLDRPYFGHIFSDEDKRNLLETGNMGRVVELKGRNGEYIPSFISIDKLTNEVVAMKAENAFIPREIKGVELTEQEQNDLREGKKVYVEGMIAKSGNEFNAFIQVNAERRGVEFIFENDKLFNRQTLGGVELTQKQIEDLNAGKAIFVEGMQRKDGEAFSSYVKLDEATGRPSYTRYNPDSPEGAREIYIPNEINGVKITAEEQQQLRDGKVIFLNDMVNRKGEEFSSFIKADLETGRLSYSRTPDGFEQREDFKIPTKVWDVELTRQQRADLQSGKAVLVEGIKGYDGKTISQYVKANFNQGRLDFYNENPDRKRDASQRNVVANSQRQEQGNRKSKGASIA, translated from the coding sequence ATGGCAAAGAAAAATGCAAGGGAAGAACCCCCGAAACCGCAGGTCACCGAAAACGAGCAGATGAGTGACATCGTGTTCATCCTCGACAAGATGGAACTGATTCTGGAAGCGGTGTCGCAAATCGGACAGGACGGAAAATTCAACACGGTAGCCGCTGACAGGCAGAACCGGAACTCCTTCCTGAAGATTGACCGCTATGCAGACGCCTTCGAGAACTTCATCAAGAACTTCTGGAGCCAGCTGAAAGACCCGACACGCTTCGGAATCCTCTCCGTCAAGGAAGACAGGCTGGACGACCCTGCCGTACAGCAGGCCATCGAGGACATCGCCGCAGGAAAAAAGACAAAAGCCGTGGAGGAATTTCTCAAGCAGTACGAGATTGTTCCGCGCAACAAGGAAAACCAAAGTATCAACCAACAAAATCAAGAAGAAATGGCAAAGAAAAATGAAACCCAGCAGCAGGCTGCCGCAGCCGACAGCCAGCCGCAGACCCAGTCCCCCCAGTACCGTTACAACGAGTCCATGATCAACTGGGAACAGCTAAAGAATTTCGGAATCTCCCGTGAATACCTCCAGGAACGCGGACTGCTCGAACAGATGCTCAAGGGCTACAAGACCAACCAGGTCGTGCCCATCAGCATGAACTTCGGCTCGGCCGTCCTGAGAACGGACGCCCGACTGTCCTTCCAGCAGTCCATGGCGGGCGAAGTGGTGCTCGGCATCCATGGTATCCGACAGAAACCCGACCTCGACCGACCGTATTTCGGACACATCTTCTCCGACGAGGACAAGAGGAACCTGCTCGAAACGGGCAACATGGGACGTGTCGTGGAACTGAAAGGACGCAACGGGGAATATATCCCTTCCTTCATCAGTATTGACAAGCTGACCAACGAGGTGGTCGCCATGAAAGCGGAGAATGCCTTCATCCCAAGGGAAATCAAGGGCGTGGAACTGACAGAGCAGGAGCAGAATGACCTGCGTGAAGGCAAGAAGGTCTATGTCGAGGGCATGATTGCCAAGTCCGGTAACGAGTTCAACGCCTTCATCCAGGTGAATGCCGAACGCAGGGGTGTCGAGTTTATTTTCGAGAACGACAAACTCTTCAACCGCCAGACACTCGGGGGCGTGGAACTGACACAGAAACAGATTGAGGACCTGAACGCCGGAAAGGCCATCTTCGTGGAGGGAATGCAGCGCAAGGACGGCGAGGCATTCTCCTCCTACGTGAAGCTGGACGAGGCGACGGGCCGCCCGTCCTACACCCGCTACAACCCGGACTCTCCGGAAGGCGCACGCGAAATCTATATCCCCAACGAAATCAACGGGGTGAAGATTACGGCGGAGGAACAGCAGCAGCTCCGTGACGGCAAGGTGATTTTCCTCAATGACATGGTGAACCGCAAGGGAGAGGAATTCTCCTCCTTCATCAAGGCCGATTTGGAAACGGGACGCCTGAGCTACTCCCGTACGCCGGACGGTTTCGAGCAGCGCGAGGATTTCAAGATTCCAACCAAGGTATGGGACGTGGAACTGACCAGACAGCAGCGTGCGGACCTGCAGAGCGGAAAGGCCGTGCTGGTGGAAGGCATAAAGGGATATGACGGGAAGACCATCTCGCAGTACGTCAAGGCGAACTTCAACCAGGGGCGTCTGGACTTCTACAACGAAAATCCAGACCGTAAGCGTGACGCGTCACAGCGAAACGTGGTGGCCAACAGCCAGCGACAGGAACAGGGCAACCGCAAGTCAAAAGGTGCGAGCATTGCCTGA
- a CDS encoding DUF4099 domain-containing protein, which translates to MKKENGNDMPFKADEVNWDELSGIGIMKDELELSGEMDTLLRGEKTKVMSLSLVLLGVDVVMDATLQLVRKGEAPLLEIQGVTPLGK; encoded by the coding sequence ATGAAAAAGGAAAACGGAAACGACATGCCTTTCAAGGCTGATGAAGTGAACTGGGACGAACTCTCCGGTATCGGTATCATGAAGGACGAGCTGGAACTCTCCGGCGAGATGGACACCCTCCTCAGGGGAGAGAAAACGAAAGTGATGTCCCTGAGTCTCGTGCTCCTCGGCGTGGACGTGGTGATGGACGCCACACTCCAGCTGGTCCGTAAGGGCGAGGCACCGCTGCTGGAAATCCAGGGAGTGACACCGTTGGGCAAATAA
- a CDS encoding type IA DNA topoisomerase, with product MIAIIAEKPSVGMDIARVVGADTRNDGYCSGNGYMVTWALGHLVSLATPDTYGYTKTAAEDLPMLPDPFRLVSRQMRTDRGMVTDIAASKQLKVIESVFNRCDSIIVATDAGREGELIFRWIYDFLGCTKPFRRLWISSLTDEAIRKGLEELKDGSEYDSLYAAADSRAKADWLVGMNASRALAIVSGSSNNSIGRVQTPTLAMICSRYRENRSFVSTPYWQLHVTLNGGTSHRRFFHPATFDDRQKAEAAYRSLSPDSSATVTKVERRKTLQQPPLLYDLTALQKDCNVHLDLPAAKTLDIAQSLYEKKLISYPRTGSRYIPHDVMACVPGLLERILAMPGFTTSAGILDFARLNTRSVDDSKVTDHHALITTGIAPEGLSEAEEAVYTLIAGRMLEAFSPCCEKEQILMECRLDNMDFRSKSSLVVSPGWRGIFRRKEDRQDDEPETDEGTAIFAEGDTVPVSGFGLAQKKTVPRPLYTEATLLAAMETCGREIADEQAREAVKELGIGTPATRAAIITTLFKRDYIARSGKSIVPTEKGLHIYDAVKDMLVADVSLTGSWEKTLLQIERHTLGPDTFMASITDYTRKATREILNLSLPAVAARTFTCPKCKTGHIIVREKSARCDNKGCGLTVYRRFLNKELTDQHLEQLFSSGSTRLIKGFKGKKGVAFDASVTFDAGFTLTLSFPKNGNGRKRK from the coding sequence ATGATAGCAATCATCGCAGAAAAGCCGAGTGTAGGCATGGACATAGCCCGTGTAGTCGGGGCTGATACAAGAAATGACGGCTACTGTTCCGGTAATGGATATATGGTAACCTGGGCACTGGGACACCTCGTGTCACTGGCCACGCCGGACACTTACGGTTATACGAAAACGGCAGCGGAGGACCTGCCGATGCTGCCGGACCCGTTCCGCCTGGTCTCCCGACAGATGCGCACGGACAGGGGAATGGTTACGGACATCGCCGCCTCGAAACAGCTGAAAGTCATAGAAAGCGTATTCAACCGCTGTGACAGCATCATCGTGGCTACCGATGCCGGTCGTGAAGGGGAACTTATCTTCCGCTGGATATACGACTTTCTGGGCTGCACGAAACCGTTCAGACGCCTGTGGATTTCCTCGCTTACTGACGAGGCCATACGGAAAGGGCTGGAGGAACTGAAGGACGGCTCGGAATACGACAGCCTGTATGCCGCCGCCGACAGCCGCGCGAAGGCGGACTGGCTGGTGGGCATGAACGCCAGCCGTGCCCTGGCCATCGTCTCCGGCTCGTCCAACAACTCGATCGGACGGGTGCAGACTCCGACGCTCGCCATGATATGCAGCCGCTACAGGGAGAACCGCAGTTTCGTATCCACACCATACTGGCAGCTACATGTCACCCTCAATGGCGGCACGTCACACCGCCGCTTCTTCCATCCCGCGACCTTTGACGACAGGCAGAAGGCGGAAGCCGCCTACCGCAGTCTCTCTCCCGATTCTTCGGCGACGGTCACGAAGGTGGAGCGCAGGAAAACCCTGCAACAGCCGCCGCTGCTCTACGACCTGACGGCACTTCAGAAGGATTGCAACGTGCACCTCGACCTGCCCGCGGCAAAGACGCTGGACATCGCCCAGTCGCTCTACGAGAAGAAGCTCATTTCCTACCCGAGAACGGGAAGCCGGTATATCCCGCACGACGTGATGGCCTGCGTACCCGGTCTGCTGGAAAGAATCTTGGCCATGCCCGGATTCACCACAAGTGCCGGAATCCTTGACTTTGCGCGTCTCAACACCCGTAGCGTGGACGACAGCAAAGTGACGGACCACCATGCCCTCATCACGACCGGCATCGCACCCGAAGGGCTTTCCGAAGCGGAGGAGGCCGTCTATACGCTGATAGCCGGACGTATGCTGGAGGCGTTCTCGCCCTGCTGCGAGAAGGAACAGATTCTTATGGAGTGCCGTCTGGACAACATGGATTTCCGCTCGAAAAGCTCCCTTGTCGTCAGTCCGGGATGGCGCGGCATCTTCCGCAGGAAAGAGGACAGGCAGGACGACGAACCGGAAACCGACGAGGGTACGGCCATATTTGCCGAAGGGGACACGGTCCCTGTTTCAGGATTCGGACTGGCCCAGAAGAAGACCGTGCCCAGACCGCTCTATACCGAAGCCACGCTGCTGGCAGCAATGGAGACCTGCGGCAGGGAGATAGCCGACGAACAGGCACGCGAGGCCGTGAAGGAGCTGGGTATCGGCACGCCCGCCACAAGAGCCGCCATCATCACCACACTGTTCAAGCGTGACTATATCGCCCGCTCCGGCAAGAGCATCGTCCCCACGGAAAAGGGACTCCATATCTACGATGCGGTGAAGGACATGCTCGTGGCGGATGTTTCCCTGACAGGAAGCTGGGAGAAGACCCTGCTCCAGATAGAGCGGCACACACTCGGACCGGACACGTTCATGGCATCCATCACGGACTACACCCGCAAGGCTACCCGTGAAATCCTGAACCTCAGCCTTCCGGCGGTAGCCGCCCGCACGTTCACCTGTCCCAAATGCAAGACCGGACACATCATCGTCAGGGAGAAGAGTGCCCGCTGCGACAATAAAGGGTGCGGACTGACCGTGTACCGCAGATTCCTGAACAAGGAACTGACGGACCAGCATCTGGAACAGCTCTTCTCCTCCGGCTCCACACGGCTCATCAAGGGATTCAAGGGAAAGAAGGGCGTGGCTTTCGACGCTTCGGTCACCTTTGACGCCGGGTTCACCCTGACACTCTCGTTCCCCAAAAACGGGAACGGCAGGAAAAGGAAATGA